A window of the Verrucomicrobiia bacterium genome harbors these coding sequences:
- a CDS encoding sugar phosphate isomerase/epimerase — MKSPFTKRALLSLIAALAVLPASLTLAANPIPAEYHTGGFAVGVQAYSFNRFTLFEAIEKTEMTGGKVIELYPNHKLSKERPDAFCNHNAPDEILDLVKEKLKKHGIKVVNYGVVPIPNDEAGARKVFEFAKKMGLYAITTESDGSIDMIEKMVKEYDIKVGFHQHAKRFKKGPDGQQVENTDYKIWNPEYVLNLVKNRDKRIGAAADVGHWQTSGLKAIDAIKLLEGRIISLHMKDRGALGPSNHDMIFGTGITGIGDMLAELRRQKFDGNISIEYEYNWDNSVPDIAQCIGFVRGWGAANPK; from the coding sequence ATGAAATCCCCGTTCACCAAACGCGCCTTGTTGTCCCTGATCGCCGCGCTGGCCGTTCTTCCCGCCAGCCTCACCTTAGCCGCCAACCCCATCCCCGCTGAATACCACACCGGCGGATTCGCCGTGGGCGTGCAAGCCTACAGCTTCAACCGCTTCACCCTGTTCGAAGCCATTGAAAAGACCGAAATGACCGGCGGCAAAGTCATCGAGCTCTACCCCAATCACAAACTCAGCAAGGAACGCCCCGACGCCTTCTGCAATCACAACGCTCCGGACGAAATCCTCGACCTCGTAAAAGAGAAACTCAAGAAACACGGCATCAAAGTCGTGAACTACGGCGTCGTCCCCATCCCGAATGACGAAGCCGGTGCTCGCAAGGTCTTCGAGTTCGCCAAAAAGATGGGCCTCTACGCCATCACCACGGAATCCGATGGCTCCATCGACATGATTGAGAAGATGGTGAAGGAATACGATATCAAGGTCGGCTTCCACCAGCACGCCAAGCGCTTCAAGAAAGGCCCGGATGGCCAGCAGGTGGAAAACACCGATTACAAGATCTGGAACCCCGAATACGTCCTGAACCTCGTAAAGAACCGCGACAAGCGCATTGGTGCCGCCGCCGATGTCGGCCACTGGCAGACCTCCGGCCTCAAGGCCATCGACGCCATCAAGCTCCTCGAAGGCCGCATCATCAGCCTCCACATGAAAGACCGTGGCGCCCTTGGGCCCAGCAACCACGACATGATCTTCGGCACCGGCATCACCGGCATCGGCGACATGCTCGCCGAACTCCGCCGCCAGAAATTCGACGGCAACATCTCCATCGAATACGAATACAACTGGGACAACTCCGTGCCCGACATCGCCCAATGCATCGGTTTCGTCCGCGGCTGGGGTGCAGCGAATCCTAAGTAA
- a CDS encoding ABC transporter ATP-binding protein translates to MANHAGLTAADPAYAKKRSTWEVLKRVAVYLKPYRALSLATIACALLTVLCSFAYPKLTEYIIDHVIGGKRGDLLVPSILALLGAFVLRDVFDSIRIRINNILEQNVVYDMRREVYGKLQRLPVGYFDQRASGDLMTRVIEDVNSVERVLIDGTEQGAVAILSIFGVLGILFYTNPTLTWLALIPIPLLSAGALWYTLTAHKRYRVQREASSAMNALLMDNLQGIRQIKAFGRQEHEDVRFSERAEKLREGTLLIMRAWANYSPAMKFVASAGSVLVLWYGGNQVLNGQMTVGELVSFLLFLGLFYDPVNRLHGLNQMMQAARAAGERVFDILDTPLERSAAEKLGKLKEPVRGEVVYERVTFSYGPEKVVLKGVSLHAKPGQMIALVGPTGAGKSTIVNLLPGFYEATGGKITIDGQDVSGISLESLREHISVVSQEAFLFNGTIRENILYGRLEATEAELISAAKAANCYEFISRLPEGFDSKVGERGVKLSVGEKQRVSIARALLKNSPIIILDEATASVDTATEKLIQEAFEHLMAGRTSFVIAHRLSTIRNADQILVLRHGEIIERGNHEELLDAGGLYAKLARIQDTRSIEEGFEKLESVAPTGQ, encoded by the coding sequence ATGGCGAATCATGCAGGATTGACGGCGGCGGACCCGGCGTATGCGAAGAAGCGCTCCACTTGGGAGGTGCTGAAACGGGTGGCGGTGTATCTAAAACCTTATCGGGCTTTGTCGCTGGCGACGATCGCCTGTGCGTTGCTGACGGTGCTTTGCTCGTTCGCGTATCCGAAGCTGACGGAGTATATCATCGACCATGTGATCGGTGGGAAGCGAGGGGATCTGCTGGTGCCGTCCATCTTGGCGTTGTTGGGGGCGTTTGTGTTGCGGGATGTGTTCGATAGTATCCGTATCCGCATCAACAATATCTTGGAGCAGAATGTGGTGTATGACATGCGGCGGGAGGTTTATGGGAAGTTGCAACGGCTGCCAGTGGGGTATTTCGATCAGCGGGCTTCGGGGGATCTGATGACGCGGGTGATCGAGGATGTGAATTCCGTGGAGCGAGTATTGATCGATGGCACGGAGCAGGGGGCGGTAGCGATCCTGAGCATCTTTGGCGTTTTGGGCATCTTGTTTTATACGAATCCGACGCTGACTTGGCTGGCGTTGATACCCATTCCGCTGCTTTCGGCGGGGGCGCTGTGGTATACGCTCACGGCGCACAAGCGGTATCGGGTGCAGCGGGAGGCTTCGAGTGCAATGAATGCCTTGCTGATGGATAACTTGCAGGGTATCCGGCAGATCAAGGCGTTCGGGCGGCAGGAGCACGAGGATGTGCGGTTTTCAGAGCGGGCGGAGAAGCTGCGGGAGGGGACATTGCTCATCATGCGGGCATGGGCGAATTATTCGCCAGCGATGAAGTTTGTGGCGTCGGCAGGGTCGGTGCTGGTGTTGTGGTATGGCGGGAATCAGGTCTTGAACGGGCAGATGACGGTGGGTGAGTTGGTGAGCTTTCTCCTGTTCCTCGGGTTGTTCTATGATCCGGTGAATCGTTTGCATGGGCTCAACCAGATGATGCAGGCCGCGCGCGCGGCGGGTGAACGAGTATTTGATATTCTCGATACGCCGCTGGAGCGGTCGGCGGCGGAGAAGTTGGGTAAATTGAAGGAACCGGTACGGGGTGAGGTGGTTTATGAAAGGGTGACGTTCAGTTATGGACCGGAGAAGGTGGTGCTGAAGGGCGTGAGCTTGCATGCGAAGCCGGGGCAGATGATCGCCTTAGTGGGGCCGACGGGTGCGGGGAAGTCCACGATTGTGAATCTGTTACCGGGTTTCTATGAGGCGACGGGCGGGAAGATCACGATCGATGGGCAGGATGTGAGCGGCATCTCGCTGGAGTCATTGCGTGAGCATATCAGTGTAGTGAGCCAGGAGGCGTTTCTCTTCAATGGGACGATTCGCGAGAACATTCTTTATGGACGCTTGGAAGCGACGGAGGCGGAGCTGATCTCGGCGGCGAAGGCGGCGAATTGTTATGAGTTCATCAGCCGGTTGCCGGAGGGATTCGACTCCAAGGTGGGTGAGCGCGGGGTGAAATTGAGCGTGGGCGAGAAGCAGCGGGTGAGCATTGCGCGGGCTTTGTTGAAGAATTCACCGATCATCATTCTGGACGAGGCGACGGCGTCCGTGGATACGGCGACGGAGAAGCTGATCCAGGAGGCGTTCGAGCATCTGATGGCGGGGCGGACGAGTTTTGTCATCGCGCATCGCTTGAGCACGATCCGGAATGCGGACCAGATTTTGGTCTTGCGGCACGGGGAAATCATCGAGCGCGGGAACCATGAGGAGTTGCTGGATGCGGGCGGGCTCTATGCGAAGCTGGCGCGGATCCAGGATACGCGGTCGATCGAGGAAGGCTTCGAGAAGCTGGAGTCGGTTGCACCGACGGGCCAGTAG
- a CDS encoding SUMF1/EgtB/PvdO family nonheme iron enzyme, with the protein MNSLMTRLASVLAIGLLLAVNQISLAAEGATTASKPTENSLGMKFVAVPGTKVLFCIWPTRAQDFEAFTKAKNIDRKWAEPALGPTHPVVNVSWKDAKDFCAWLTEHERKAGKIPEGSYYRLPTDEEWSVAVGIADKEQGATLTDKMWSVKLYPWGEDKRPPKNFGNYLAEWMVDDFEKTSPVGSFKPNAFGLYDMSGNVAQWCEGLLDPKATDRRLIRGCSWNRSGHPYSWSSYRAHGDLDHWSDDRGFRVVLAKEPLPDKP; encoded by the coding sequence GTGAACTCCCTGATGACACGTCTGGCGAGTGTTTTGGCCATCGGTTTGCTGCTGGCCGTGAATCAAATTTCCCTGGCTGCTGAAGGGGCCACTACGGCGTCCAAGCCCACGGAAAATTCCTTGGGCATGAAGTTTGTCGCCGTCCCGGGCACCAAGGTGCTGTTCTGCATCTGGCCGACGCGCGCCCAGGACTTTGAAGCCTTTACCAAGGCCAAAAACATAGACCGCAAGTGGGCTGAGCCCGCCCTTGGTCCCACGCACCCGGTCGTCAACGTGTCGTGGAAGGATGCCAAAGACTTTTGCGCGTGGCTGACGGAGCACGAGCGCAAAGCGGGCAAGATACCGGAAGGCTCCTACTACCGCCTGCCGACGGATGAGGAATGGAGTGTGGCTGTCGGCATCGCGGACAAGGAGCAAGGCGCGACGCTGACGGACAAGATGTGGTCCGTGAAGCTCTACCCATGGGGAGAGGATAAACGGCCGCCAAAAAACTTCGGCAACTACCTTGCGGAATGGATGGTCGATGATTTTGAGAAGACCTCGCCGGTGGGGAGTTTCAAGCCGAACGCTTTCGGTCTCTATGACATGTCCGGTAATGTCGCGCAGTGGTGTGAGGGTCTGCTGGATCCAAAAGCAACGGACCGCCGCCTGATCCGAGGCTGTTCGTGGAATCGCTCTGGTCATCCTTACAGTTGGTCCAGTTACCGTGCCCACGGGGATCTGGATCACTGGAGCGATGACCGTGGCTTCCGTGTGGTGCTGGCCAAGGAACCATTGCCTGACAAACCTTAA